The Miscanthus floridulus cultivar M001 chromosome 7, ASM1932011v1, whole genome shotgun sequence genome includes a region encoding these proteins:
- the LOC136462538 gene encoding 65-kDa microtubule-associated protein 3-like isoform X1: MLSLKLRAILFPFQMEPRREELLHELGDMWDEIGEAEEDRRGTLQALEEDCLNVYRTKVDQVRQHRAQLKREIADSVAEVAAICATIGEPPSTVHTACSSLQGTGSLKEELGFIAPELAEMRRRREERRRQFADVTQRVNRIQEEMNLQLGGGQGQPKAHAAAVVDGSDLTTTKLDELRAYLHHLQQEKESRTKKVAELLALLHSSSLVLGMDPRETNNVVNGGGVQVQAGDISDGAIAGLAAGIERLREIKRSRMEKLQDLLGSMLELWNLMDTPAEEQRRFQGVACNIAASEDEITEPGALSMAFIRNVEAEVVRLETLKECRMKDLVVKKHEELMEIRRRARLPEDDDAAVMVLDAIDSDAERAVILERLEVQISEAKDLEFSRKDVLEKMDRWQAALEEESWLEEYSRNENRYNVGKGTHLVLKRAEKARSLVSKMPAMAEALMAKVVAWEKERGAKFEYDGEVLLDMLEDYGNTRKEKEQERKRQRDQRRLLQQVQGAAAAGVALPDRDVSSPVARPPPKNIKNVTRTLSMGGNAGGGSARKAAPASSRPGTPSFLKSPMSARRGGSDEGQMMSSDSFE; encoded by the exons ATGCTCTCCCTGAAGCTGAGGGCCATCCTGTTCCCCTTCCAGATGGAGCCCCGGCGCGAGGAGCTGCTGCATGAGCTAGGG GACATGTGGGACGAGATCGGGGAAGCGGAGGAGGACCGGCGGGGGACGCTGCAGGCGCTGGAGGAGGATTGCCTCAACGTGTACCGCACCAAGGTGGATCAGGTCCGGCAGCACCGAGCGCAGCTCAAGCGGGAGATCGCCGACTCCGTCGCCGAGGTCGCCGCCATCTGCGCCACCATCGGCGAGCCGCCCTCCACCGTGCACACGGCCTGCTCCTCGCTCCAG GGCACAGGGAGCCTGAAGGAGGAGCTGGGCTTTATCGCGCCGGAGCTGGCGGAGATGCGGCGGCGGAGGGAGGAGAGGCGGCGCCAGTTCGCGGATGTCACCCAGCGGGTCAACAGGATCCAGGAGGAAATGAACCTTCAGCTAGGCGGCGGCCAGGGCCAGCCGAAGGCtcatgccgccgccgtcgtcgacgGCTCCGACCTGACGACGACCAAGCTCGACGAGCTCAGAGCCTACCTGCACCACCTGCAGCAGGAAAAG GAAAGTCGCACCAAGAAGGTGGCGGAGCTCCTGGCTCTGCTGCACTCGTCATCCTTGGTTCTCGGCATGGATCCCAGAGAGACAAACAATGTCGTCAATGGCGGCGGCGTGCAGGTGCAGGCCGGCGACATCAGCGATGGCGCCATCGCGGGGCTGGCTGCGGGCATCGAGAGGCTGAGAGAGATCAAACGGAGTCGGATGGAGAAG CTGCAAGACCTGCTGGGCAGCATGCTGGAGCTGTGGAACCTTATGGACACGCCGGCGGAGGAGCAGCGGCGGTTCCAGGGCGTGGCCTGCAACATCGCCGCGTCCGAGGACGAGATCACGGAGCCCGGCGCCCTCTCCATGGCCTTCATACGCAACGTGGAGGCGGAGGTGGTGAGGCTGGAGACCCTCAAGGAGTGCCGGATGAAAGACCTGGTCGTGAAGAAGCACGAGGAGCTCATGGAGATCCGCCGCCGCGCGCGCCTCCCGGAGGACGACGACGCTGCTGTCATGGTGCTGGACGCCATCGACAGCG ATGCCGAACGGGCTGTGATCCTGGAGCGGCTGGAGGTGCAGATCTCGGAGGCCAAGGACCTGGAGTTCAGCCGGAAGGACGTGCTGGAGAAGATGGACAGGTGGCAGGCGGCGCTGGAGGAGGAGTCCTGGCTCGAGGAGTACAGCAGA AACGAGAACAGATACAACGTCGGCAAAGGGACGCATCTCGTTCTCAAACGCGCCGAGAAAGCCCGCTCCTTGGTCAGCAAAATGCCGG CAATGGCGGAAGCTCTGATGGCGAAGGTGGTTGCGTGGGAGAAGGAGAGAGGCGCCAAGTTCGAGTACGACGGT GAGGTGCTGCTGGACATGCTGGAGGACTACGGCAACACGAGgaaggagaaggagcaggagcgGAAGCGGCAGCGGGACCAGCGGCGGCTGCTGCAGCAGGTGCAGGGCGCGGCCGCGGCCGGCGTGGCGCTGCCGGACCGGGACGTGTCGTCGCCGGTGGCCCGACCGCCGCCCAAGAACATCAAGAACGTCACCAGGACGCTGTCCATGGGGGGGAACGCCGGCGGTGGCAGCGCAAGGAAGGCGGCGCCGGCGTCGTCCAGGCCCGGCACGCCCAGCTTCCTCAAGTCGCCCATGTCGGCGCGCCGAGGCGGGAGCGACGAGGGCCAGATGATGTCGTCGGACTCCTTCGAGTGA
- the LOC136462539 gene encoding probable alkaline/neutral invertase F yields the protein MIQCTQPPPQLKLPESKITQLTDDENHDSPPKPEKRTRMHHIERHRSCVVTLSDIELNGLQPRRLLQTIEKSPGGGSQCSLHEETPTDTNASHRHAIADAAWEALKRSIVYFRGQPIGTVAAIDKSQGAALNYDQVFMRDFIPSALAFLMKGEHLIVKNFLVETARLQSREKMVDLFKLGQGVMPASFKVHHRNPTQKTESLLADFGETAIGRVAPVDSGLWWIILLRAYTKWTGDNSLAESPNCQRAMHLILRLCLSEGCDTSPALLCADGCSMIDRRMGIYGYPIEIQALFFMAMRCALSLLKQDSDADFVNHITKRIQALSYHLHSYYWLDFQRLNDIYRYKTEEYSQTALNKFNVIPESIPDWIFDFMPSRGGYFIGNVSPARMDFRWFCLGNFIAILSSLATGEQAEAILDLVEERWQELIGEMPLKICYPAMENQEWQIVTGCDPKNTRWSYHNGGSWPVLLWLLVAVSVKLGRPHLARRAVELMEQRLAKDDFPEYYDGKAGRYVGKQARKFQTWSVAGYLVAKMLLDDPSHLRIVALEDDSHSRAPFLKRSNSCP from the exons ATGATACAATGTACTCAACCTCCTCCCCAGTTAAAGCTTCCAGAGAGTAAGATCACACAACTGACAGATGATGAGAACCATGATTCGCCGCCAAAACCTGAGAAAAGGACAAGGATGCACCACATTGAGAGGCACAGATCTTGTGTTGTGACCTTATCTGACATAGAACTTAATGGTCTGCAACCTCGTCGTCTGCTCCAGACCATTGAGAAAAGCCCAGGAGGAGGATCACAGTGTTCGCTCCATGAAGAAACACCTACAGATACTAATGCATCACACAGGCATGCGATTGCAGATGCTGCTTGGGAAGCCCTCAAAAGGTCAATAGTTTACTTCAGAGGCCAACCAATTGGGACTGTTGCCGCAATAGACAAGTCTCAGGGGGCAGCACTCAACTACGACCAG GTTTTCATGAGGGATTTCATTCCTAGCGCATTGGCTTTTCTTATGAAGGGAGAACACTTGATagtgaagaattttctggtagaaACTGCACGCCTTCAGTCAAGGGAGAAGATGGTTGACCTTTTCAAGCTTGGTCAGGGTGTGATGCCTGCAAGCTTTAAGGTGCATCATCGCAACCCTACCCAGAAGACAGAAAGCTTACTGGCTGATTTTGGTGAAACTGCCATTGGGAGGGTTGCTCCTGTAGATTCTGGCCTATGGTGGATTATTCTCCTTCGTGCTTACACCAAATGGACAGGGGACAATTCTCTGGCTGAAAGTCCTAACTGCCAAAGGGCCATGCACCTTATTCTCAGGTTGTGTCTCTCAGAGGGATGTGATACTTCTCCAGCCTTGCTTTGTGCTGATGGGTGCTCCATGATAGACCGAAGAATG GGCATATATGGCTACCCAATTGAAATCCAGGCTCTCTTTTTCATGGCTATGAGATGTGCCCTAAGCTTGTTGAAACAAGACTCTGATGCTGACTTTGTGAACCACATCACAAAACGAATCCAAGCTTTGAGCTACCATTTGCACAGTTACTACTGGTTAGACTTCCAAAGACTGAATGACATATACCGCTACAAGACTGAAGAGTACTCACAGACAGCTTTGAACAAGTTCAATGTGATACCCGAATCAATACCTGATTGGATATTTGACTTCATGCCTAGCCGGGGTGGATACTTCATTGGCAATGTTAGTCCTGCAAGGATGGATTTCCGCTGGTTTTGCTTGGGCAACTTCATTGCAATCCTGTCATCATTGGCGACCGGAGAGCAGGCTGAAGCAATACTGGATCTTGTGGAGGAGCGCTGGCAAGAACTCATTGGTGAGATGCCACTCAAGATTTGTTACCCTGCAATGGAAAATCAGGAGTGGCAGATAGTCACTGGATGCGACCCGAAGAACACCAGGTGGAGCTACCACAACGGAGGCTCGTGGCCAG TGCTGCTGTGGCTGCTGGTGGCGGTTAGCGTGAAGCTGGGGCGCCCGCACCTGGCGCGGAGAGCCGTGGAGCTGATGGAGCAGCGGCTGGCGAAGGATGACTTCCCCGAGTACTACGACGGCAAGGCTGGGCGGTACGTGGGGAAGCAGGCGCGCAAGTTCCAGACATGGTCGGTGGCCGGCTACCTGGTGGCCAAGATGCTCCTGGACGACCCCTCCCACCTGCGGATCGTGGCGCTGGAGGACGACAGCCACTCCCGGGCTCCCTTCCTCAAGCGCTCCAACTCGTGCCCATGA
- the LOC136462538 gene encoding 65-kDa microtubule-associated protein 3-like isoform X2, whose protein sequence is MLSLKLRAILFPFQMEPRREELLHELGDMWDEIGEAEEDRRGTLQALEEDCLNVYRTKVDQVRQHRAQLKREIADSVAEVAAICATIGEPPSTVHTACSSLQGTGSLKEELGFIAPELAEMRRRREERRRQFADVTQRVNRIQEEMNLQLGGGQGQPKAHAAAVVDGSDLTTTKLDELRAYLHHLQQEKESRTKKVAELLALLHSSSLVLGMDPRETNNVVNGGGVQVQAGDISDGAIAGLAAGIERLREIKRSRMEKLQDLLGSMLELWNLMDTPAEEQRRFQGVACNIAASEDEITEPGALSMAFIRNVEAEVVRLETLKECRMKDLVVKKHEELMEIRRRARLPEDDDAAVMVLDAIDSDAERAVILERLEVQISEAKDLEFSRKDVLEKMDRWQAALEEESWLEEYSRNENRYNVGKGTHLVLKRAEKARSLVSKMPAMAEALMAKVVAWEKERGAKFERCCWTCWRTTATRGRRRSRSGSGSGTSGGCCSRCRARPRPAWRCRTGTCRRRWPDRRPRTSRTSPGRCPWGGTPAVAAQGRRRRRRPGPARPASSSRPCRRAEAGATRAR, encoded by the exons ATGCTCTCCCTGAAGCTGAGGGCCATCCTGTTCCCCTTCCAGATGGAGCCCCGGCGCGAGGAGCTGCTGCATGAGCTAGGG GACATGTGGGACGAGATCGGGGAAGCGGAGGAGGACCGGCGGGGGACGCTGCAGGCGCTGGAGGAGGATTGCCTCAACGTGTACCGCACCAAGGTGGATCAGGTCCGGCAGCACCGAGCGCAGCTCAAGCGGGAGATCGCCGACTCCGTCGCCGAGGTCGCCGCCATCTGCGCCACCATCGGCGAGCCGCCCTCCACCGTGCACACGGCCTGCTCCTCGCTCCAG GGCACAGGGAGCCTGAAGGAGGAGCTGGGCTTTATCGCGCCGGAGCTGGCGGAGATGCGGCGGCGGAGGGAGGAGAGGCGGCGCCAGTTCGCGGATGTCACCCAGCGGGTCAACAGGATCCAGGAGGAAATGAACCTTCAGCTAGGCGGCGGCCAGGGCCAGCCGAAGGCtcatgccgccgccgtcgtcgacgGCTCCGACCTGACGACGACCAAGCTCGACGAGCTCAGAGCCTACCTGCACCACCTGCAGCAGGAAAAG GAAAGTCGCACCAAGAAGGTGGCGGAGCTCCTGGCTCTGCTGCACTCGTCATCCTTGGTTCTCGGCATGGATCCCAGAGAGACAAACAATGTCGTCAATGGCGGCGGCGTGCAGGTGCAGGCCGGCGACATCAGCGATGGCGCCATCGCGGGGCTGGCTGCGGGCATCGAGAGGCTGAGAGAGATCAAACGGAGTCGGATGGAGAAG CTGCAAGACCTGCTGGGCAGCATGCTGGAGCTGTGGAACCTTATGGACACGCCGGCGGAGGAGCAGCGGCGGTTCCAGGGCGTGGCCTGCAACATCGCCGCGTCCGAGGACGAGATCACGGAGCCCGGCGCCCTCTCCATGGCCTTCATACGCAACGTGGAGGCGGAGGTGGTGAGGCTGGAGACCCTCAAGGAGTGCCGGATGAAAGACCTGGTCGTGAAGAAGCACGAGGAGCTCATGGAGATCCGCCGCCGCGCGCGCCTCCCGGAGGACGACGACGCTGCTGTCATGGTGCTGGACGCCATCGACAGCG ATGCCGAACGGGCTGTGATCCTGGAGCGGCTGGAGGTGCAGATCTCGGAGGCCAAGGACCTGGAGTTCAGCCGGAAGGACGTGCTGGAGAAGATGGACAGGTGGCAGGCGGCGCTGGAGGAGGAGTCCTGGCTCGAGGAGTACAGCAGA AACGAGAACAGATACAACGTCGGCAAAGGGACGCATCTCGTTCTCAAACGCGCCGAGAAAGCCCGCTCCTTGGTCAGCAAAATGCCGG CAATGGCGGAAGCTCTGATGGCGAAGGTGGTTGCGTGGGAGAAGGAGAGAGGCGCCAAGTTCGA GAGGTGCTGCTGGACATGCTGGAGGACTACGGCAACACGAGgaaggagaaggagcaggagcgGAAGCGGCAGCGGGACCAGCGGCGGCTGCTGCAGCAGGTGCAGGGCGCGGCCGCGGCCGGCGTGGCGCTGCCGGACCGGGACGTGTCGTCGCCGGTGGCCCGACCGCCGCCCAAGAACATCAAGAACGTCACCAGGACGCTGTCCATGGGGGGGAACGCCGGCGGTGGCAGCGCAAGGAAGGCGGCGCCGGCGTCGTCCAGGCCCGGCACGCCCAGCTTCCTCAAGTCGCCCATGTCGGCGCGCCGAGGCGGGAGCGACGAGGGCCAGATGA
- the LOC136465033 gene encoding protein FAR1-RELATED SEQUENCE 5-like: MESDVRDVAVDAVVAVDAVIAVDPVSVEAAAMDQAVDAVVAVDSVSAEDHAVNDAGVGAHLEHPSTPWPKSFPSTAVSSKEHLKPMVGMIFDTLADVQEFYKSYAHEAGFSVRVGQHKKQNEEILFKRYCCSREGYRKENVTNVSDDSRKKRKTHNVMETRCGCEAHIVVKLGSDKKYRIFSMVEKHSHGFVSPNKRHLLRSNRNVSERAKSASFNCHKASIGTSQAYRLLHVSEGVFQNVGCTLMDLKNYYRDLRTKIKDGDAQMFVAQLERKKEINPAFFYEFMVDEQGRLVRVFWADALCRENYSVFGDVVSVDATYTTNQYNMKFVPFTGVNHHLQSVFLGATFLADEKIDSYVWLFNTFLKAMGGVAPHLITTDEDASMKAAIAQILPDTAHRLCMWHIMEKVSEKVGPSIRKDEKFWERLNKCVWGIENSDNFVSQWNAIITDYELMGNDWFSTRFAIRDSWIPVYFLDIPLAGMLRTTSRSESANSFFNRLIRRKLTFVEFWLRFDTALECQRQEKLKADNTSLHTTPKLMTPWAMEKQCSLIYTHEVFSKFQEQILAARDHCIIQGISECADIKCFTISSQTGKDRLVQMNKSNMFGRCSCKLYESYGIPCRHIIQVLRAEKQTEIPSLYIMKRWEKRCKRELFFDEEGNLLDEKPKDPMEVAMRKKISDSRNKFEDLIQMAKSSEQGMDFLYSSLSNLVEPLQKIMPAMRVEKQDEYESFLGSKIPKEVDIHPPNDVNSKGRCKRIKKSKETKEKKAGSKGKGKRTCRKCKQEGDHDACNCPNNIVG; encoded by the exons ATGGAGTCCGACGTGCGTGACGTTGCCGTTGATGCCGTCGTCGCCGTTGATGCCGTCATCGCCGTTGATCCCGTCTCCGTCGAGGCCGCCGCCATGGATCAGGCTGTTGATGCCGTTGTCGCCGTTGATTCCGTTTCCGCTGAGGATCATGCCGTCAACGACGCCGGAGTTGGAGCCCACCTTGAACATCCAAGCACACCATGGCCAAAATCTTTTCCGAGTACAGCAGTAAGTTCCAAAGAACATTTGAAGCCAATGGTTGGAATGATCTTTGATACACTCGCAGATGTGCAGGAATTTTACAAGTCGTATGCACATGAAGCTGGTTTCTCAGTTCGTGTTGGTCAGCACAAGAAGCAAAATGAGGAAATATTATTCAAGAGGTACTGCTGTTCAAGGGAAGGGTATAGAAAGGAGAACGTAACAAATGTTAGTGATGAttctagaaaaaaaagaaagacacATAATGTGATGGAAACCAGATGTGGTTGTGAGGCACATATTGTCGTCAAGCTTGGTAGCGACAAGAAGTATCGAATATTTTCAATGGTTGAGAAACACAGCCATGGTTTTGTGTCGCCAAATAAGAGGCATTTGCTAAGATCCAACCGTAATGTCAGTGAGAGGGCAAAGAGTGCTTCGTTCAATTGTCATAAGGCTAGCATTGGCACCTCACAGGCATATCGACTTCTCCATGTCAGTGAGGGTGTGTTTCAGAATGTTGGGTGCACACTGATGGATTTGAAAAACTATTACCGTGACCTCAGAACCAAAATCAAGGATGGAGATGCACAAATGTTTGTGGCACAACTTGAGCGAAAGAAGGAAATAAATCCAGCCTTCTTTTATGAGTTTATGGTGGATGAACAAGGACGACTTGTTCGCGTATTTTGGGCAGATGCTTTATGCAGGGAAAACTATAGTGTTTTTGGTGATGTGGTTTCGGTAGATGCAACATATACCACCAACCAGTATAACATGAAATTTGTGCCATTCACTGGAGTTAATCATCACTTGCAAAGTGTTTTCCTTGGGGCAACATTCTTAGCAGATGAAAAGATCGATTCATATGTATGGTtgtttaatacctttcttaaggCTATGGGTGGAGTAGCACCTCATCTAATCACAACCGATGAAGATGCGAGCATGAAGGCTGCTATTGCTCAGATTCTGCCAGATACAGCTCATAGACTTTGCATGTGGCATATCATGGAAAAGGTATCTGAGAAGGTGGGGCCCTCTATAAGAAAAGATGAAAAGTTTTGGGAAAGACTAAACAAGTGTGTTTGGGGGATCGAGAATTCAGATAATTTTGTGTCACAATGGAATGCTATCATAACAGATTATGAACTCATGGGAAACGATTGGTTTTCCACTAGGTTTGCCATTCGCGACTCATGGATTCCGGTATACTTTTTGGACATACCTCTAGCAGGAATGCTTAGGACTACATCACGATCGGAGAGTGCAAATTCTTTTTTTAATCGTTTAATTCGTAGAAAGTTGACCTTTGTTGAGTTCTGGCTAAGGTTTGACACAGCTTTGGAGTGCCAGCGCCAAGAGAAATTGAAAGCTGACAATACAAGTCTTCACACCACTCCTAAATTGATGACACCATGGGCCATGGAGAAGCAATGTAGTCTGATATATACACATGAAGTTTTCAGTAAATTTCAGGAACAAATCTTAGCTGCAAGAGACCATTGTATTATTCAAGGTATTTCAGAGTGTGCAGATATAAAATGTTTCACCATCAGCAGCCAAACTGGAAAAGAtcgacttgttcagatgaacaaGTCGAACATGTTTGGTAGGTGCTCCTGTAAATTATATGAGTCTTATGGCATCCCATGTCGTCATATCATACAAGTGCTTAGAGCCGAGAAGCAAACTGAGATACCATCATTATATATAATGAAGCGATGGGAGAAAAGATGTAAAAG GGAACTATTCTTTGATGAGGAAGGTAACCTACTAGATGAAAAGCCTAAAGATCCTATGGAGGTGGCCATGCGGAAAAAGATTTCAGATTCACGCAACAAGTTTGAAGATCTTATTCAAATGGCCAAGAGCTCTGAACAAGGGATGGACTTTTTATATTctagtttatccaacctagtagaGCCTCTCCAAAAGATCATGCCTGCTATGAGAGTTGAAAAACAGGATGAATATGAATCTTTTCTTGGTAGTAAAATTCCAAAAGAGGTCGATATACATCCACCAAATGATGTCAACTCGAAAGGGAGATGCAAAAGAATTAAGAAGAGCAAGGAGacgaaggagaagaaggctgGAAGTAAGGGTAAAGGTAAACGGACGTGTCGAAAATGTAAGCAAGAAGGGGATCATGATGCATGTAATTGCCCAAACAATATTGTTGGCTGA
- the LOC136466512 gene encoding general transcription and DNA repair factor IIH subunit TFB4-like, with protein sequence MTSAHSKLYSDDVSLVVVVVDTNPFFWAAAALPFADFFAHLIHFVNSILLLNHLNRVVVIAAGVSSCAYILDSSDASPSGGVGVSDTFDRASRKAEEFIAQDARATAGNGSVASANAASLLSGALSLALCYIQRIFRSGTRHPQPRILCLQGSPDGPEQYVAVMNSIFSAQRSMVPIDSCIVGTQDSAFLQQASYITGGVYLKPQELNGLFQCLAAVFATDLHSRAFLRLPKTLGVDFRASCFCHKKTIDMGYVCSVCLSIFCKNQKKCSTCGSEFSRVMPDLNSMPDQASSQKS encoded by the exons ATGACCTCCGCTCACTCCAAGCTCTACTCCG ATGACGTCAGCCTCGTCGTGGTGGTCGTCGACACGAACCCCTTCTTCTGGGCCGCCGCCGCGCTCCCCTTCGCCGACTTCTTCGCGCAC CTGATTCACTTCGTCAACTCGATCCTGCTGCTGAACCACCTCAACCGTGTGGTCGTCATCGCCGCGGGAGTCAGCTCCTGTGCCTACATCCTGGATTCCAGTGATGCCAGCCCCTCCGGTGGCGTGGGCGTCTCGGACACCTTCGACAGGGCAAGCCGCAAGGCAGAGGAGTTCATTGCACAAGACGCCCGTGCCACTGCGGGCAACGGTTCTGTTGCTTCTGCCAATGCCGCGTCGCTGCTCTCTGGGGCGCTGTCCCTCGCTTTGTGCT ATATACAGAGGATTTTCCGGTCTGGGACTCGGCATCCGCAACCTCGG ATTTTGTGCCTGCAGGGCTCTCCAGATGGACCTGAACA ATATGTGGCAGTGATGAATTCAATATTTTCTGCTCAACGTTCCATG GTACCAATTGATTCTTGTATTGTGGGAACCCAAGATTCTGCTTTCTTGCAGCAG GCTTCGTACATAACAGGAGGAGTTTATTTGAAGCCCCAAGAACTAAATGGTCTGTTTCAATGCCTTGCC GCTGTATTTGCAACTGATTTACACTCTAGAGCATTTCTGCGCCTTCCAAAAACTCTTGGAGTGGACTTTCGTGCTTC GTGTTTCTGCCATAAGAAGACTATCGACATGGGATATGTTTGTTCAGTTTGTTTGTCAATATTCTGCAAGAATCAAAAGAAGTGTTCAACCTGTGG GTCAGAATTCAGTCGTGTCATGCCTGATTTGAATTCCATGCCAGATCAAGCAAGTAGTCAGAAAAGTTAA
- the LOC136466513 gene encoding light-harvesting complex-like protein 3 isotype 1, chloroplastic: MAMATSTFSPRSATLNKPLRAGIQLHLIPFPHLSAGRLVCATAAGEAPPVEVEQRDEAEPAPAAASNGAAVKAEAPAAKTEPPPAPAPVPAFRDARWVNGTWDLTKFDKGGVVDWDAVIDAEARRRKWLEDYPEATNTDEAVVFDTSIIPWWAWMKRFHLPEAEKLNGRAAMVGFFMAYFVDSLTGVGLVDQMGNFFCKTLLFVAVAGVLLIRKNEDIESLKKLIDETTFYDKQWQATWQDDSTAGPKN, encoded by the exons atggccatggcgaccTCCACCTTCTCCCCGCGCTCCGCCACCCTCAACAAGCCCCTGCGGGCGGGCATCCAGCTCCACCTCATCCCCTTCCCGCACCTCAGCGCCGGCCGCCTCGtctgcgccaccgccgccggggaGGCGCCGCCCGTCGAGGTCGAGCAGCGGGACGAGGCGGAGCCGGCCCCCGCCGCGGCCTCCAACGGGGCCGCCGTCAAGGCCGAGGCGCCCGCCGCGAAAACCGAGCCCCCGCCGGCGCCCGCGCCGGTCCCGGCCTTCCGCGACGCCAGGTGGGTCAACGGCACCTGGGACCTCACCAAGTTCGACAAGGGCGGCGTCGTCGACTGGGACGCCGTCATCGACGCCG AGGCCAGGAGGAGGAAATGGCTTGAAGATTATCCAGAGGCGACTAACACAGATGAGGCTGTCGTCTTCGACACTTCAATTATTCCGTGGTGGGCATGGATGAAGCGATTCCACCTTCCTGAAGCCGAGAAGCTAAATG GGCGCGCCGCCATGGTTGGCTTCTTCATGGCATACTTTGTGGATAGCTTGACGGGCGTGGGCCTTGTCGACCAAATGGGCAACTTCTTCTGCAAAACGCTGCTGTTTGTTGCTGTCGCTGGTGTACTGCTAATCAGGAAAAATGAGGACATCGAATCACTGAAGAAGCTTATCGATGAGACCACGTTCTATGACAAGCAATGGCAGGCAACCTGGCAAGATGATTCCACTGCGGGGCCAAAGAATTAG